A window of Streptomyces sp. NBC_00878 genomic DNA:
GATCGGCCGGTTCTCCGTGGCCGCGGCACGGACCGAGGTGCTGTGGGAGTCCGACGCCACCTGCGGCGGACTGCTGCCCGAGGTCGCCGTCGGCGGAGGCGTCGTCGCCTGCACCACGCACAGCTACCGTGAGGCCCCGGCGCTGAGCGTCCTGACACCGGACGGGGACCTGCGAAGGCACCTCTCCTTCTCCCGGCCCCGCACCGCCGTGCCGCGGGAGTCGGCGGAGCGGTTCACCTGGTCCGCGCCCGACGGGCAGGTGATCGAGGGCCTCTTGGTCACTCCGCCGACTCCAGGGCCGTACCCGCTGGTGGTGAACATCCACGGCGGACCGGTGTGGGCGTGGCGCGACGAATGGGCGCTGCGGCATCCGCTCGTCCCGCTGCTGGTCGGCCAGGGGTACGCGGTGCTGTCGCCGAACATGCGCGGGAGCCTCGGTCGCGGGCAGAAGTTCGTGACCGCCGGGCTCCACGACATGGGCGGGGCCGACGCCGACGACCTCCTCGCCGCCGTCGAGGCGCTGGTGGCCGCGGGGCGCGTCGACGGACGGCGGGTCGGGGTGACGGGCAACAGCTACGGTGGCTTCATGTCCGCGTGGCTGATCGCCCATTCCGACCGGTTCGCCGCCGCCGTGGCCCGCTCGCCGGTCACCGACTGGGTCAGCCAGCACCACACGAGCAACATCCCCGGCTTCGACCGGATGTGTCTGGACGGCGACCCGCTCGACCCGGCGTCGGACTACCGCACCCGCAGCCCGCTGTATCGCGCACAGCACGTGCGCACCCCGGTGCTGTTGATGGCCGGCGCCCACGATCTCGCGACCCCGCCGGAACAGGCCGCCATGTTCCACCGCGCCCTGAGCGACCACGGCCGCGACAGCACGCTGGTGATCTACCCGGACGAAGGACACGGCGTACGGGCCCACGCGGCTGTCGTCGACCAGGCGGCCCGGCTGCTGGAGTTCTTCGACCGCCACCTCGCCGCGGCGGGGGAGGAGTGATGGGCACGGACGAGCAGAGCCAGTCGGCCGCCCCGCGGGGCGACGCCAGGACCGGGGACGACGTCCAGTCGGTCGTCGACACGCTCGCCGACCGGCTCGGCCGGTCCGTCGCCGTCGACGATCCCCTGATCCATCTCATCGCCGCGAGCAGGCACTTCGGCGACGAGGACGACATGCGGGTCCGGTCGGTGATCGACCGGCAGATCTCCCCGGAACTCCAGCGCTGGGTGCTCGCCAAAGGCATCGCGGACTGGACGGAGCCGGGCCGCGTCACCGGAGAACCGGACTTCGAGCTGGCACCACGGCTCTGCTTCCCCGTCCGCTGCAACGGCATGCTGCTGGGTTTCCTGTGGCTCATCGAGTCCGGTGCGGCGATCGACGACGAGGCGCACCGGGCGGTCGCCGAGGCGGCGGACACCATCGGCCTGATCCTCTACCGCCGGATGGTCCTCGACGAACGCCGCCGCTCACGCGTGGAGTCGTCGCTGCGGATGCTGCTGTCGCCCGAGGCGGACGACCGCCACCGGGCGATCGGCGAGATCCAGGAGGAAGGGCTGCTCGCCCACTCCTCCCACCTCGTCGTCCTGGTCGTCGAGGCCGACGGCGAGGCGACCGGCGACACCGCCCTCGCGCTGGAGTCCGCCGCCGAGCGCATGGAACGACGGCTTCCCCGGGGCTCGGTGCTGACCCTGGTCAGGGGACGCAGGGCGGTCGTCGTGGTCGGCGGCCCCCGTCCCCTGAGCGACCAGGCGCTGCGCGATCTGGCCGAGCGGCTCCGGCACGACTTCGGCCGGACAGCGGGGCACGGGCGGACATGCGCGATCGGCCTCAGCGCCACCGTGCACGGTCTCGATACCGTCGGCGACGCCTACCGACAGGCCGGCACGGCCGTGCGCGCGGCCACACTCCTGCCGGTGTTCGGCGGCGTGGCGTCCTGGTCCTCGCTCGGCCCCTTCGCCCTTCTCCTGCGCATCGACTTCGACCAGCTGACACAGGATCTCCCCTTTCCCGGAGTGGGAGATCTGCTGGGGAACCCGGAACACGACATCCTCGTCCAGAGCGCCGAGGAATTCCTCGACCGAGCCGGAGATTCTAGCAGCACGGCCCAGGCCATGCACGTACACCGCACCACCCTCTATCACCGTCTCAAGCGCGTCGAGAGCATCACGGGTCT
This region includes:
- a CDS encoding S9 family peptidase, whose protein sequence is MPLIPDPETTTEVPGPEPLEVVERFFKRVRCDAGVTDALDLDVSPDGRLIAFTAIVRTAGAPDEAHHVAVLDLATGKLTRPDRGRRPRWTRDGTRLAWLGDSWVETARHDTGPWVARRWRLPGVPEYLEWRPDGGALLVGLAEHGAERSDVDGSGRLPGGPPDDPGSPVVSVGRDAAPGRGLWLVDPGGGTPVQVSPADRTVWQAAWAGSSAIVCVVSHGATESDWYEAELALLDPRAGAVRTLLSPGTQIGFPAANPSGSLVSAVVGAMSDRGLYGGDLVVLRAADGEATAVDTAGVDVTCARWESEDTVVFAGLRGLDTVIGRFSVAAARTEVLWESDATCGGLLPEVAVGGGVVACTTHSYREAPALSVLTPDGDLRRHLSFSRPRTAVPRESAERFTWSAPDGQVIEGLLVTPPTPGPYPLVVNIHGGPVWAWRDEWALRHPLVPLLVGQGYAVLSPNMRGSLGRGQKFVTAGLHDMGGADADDLLAAVEALVAAGRVDGRRVGVTGNSYGGFMSAWLIAHSDRFAAAVARSPVTDWVSQHHTSNIPGFDRMCLDGDPLDPASDYRTRSPLYRAQHVRTPVLLMAGAHDLATPPEQAAMFHRALSDHGRDSTLVIYPDEGHGVRAHAAVVDQAARLLEFFDRHLAAAGEE
- a CDS encoding CdaR family transcriptional regulator, producing MGTDEQSQSAAPRGDARTGDDVQSVVDTLADRLGRSVAVDDPLIHLIAASRHFGDEDDMRVRSVIDRQISPELQRWVLAKGIADWTEPGRVTGEPDFELAPRLCFPVRCNGMLLGFLWLIESGAAIDDEAHRAVAEAADTIGLILYRRMVLDERRRSRVESSLRMLLSPEADDRHRAIGEIQEEGLLAHSSHLVVLVVEADGEATGDTALALESAAERMERRLPRGSVLTLVRGRRAVVVVGGPRPLSDQALRDLAERLRHDFGRTAGHGRTCAIGLSATVHGLDTVGDAYRQAGTAVRAATLLPVFGGVASWSSLGPFALLLRIDFDQLTQDLPFPGVGDLLGNPEHDILVQSAEEFLDRAGDSSSTAQAMHVHRTTLYHRLKRVESITGLSLDDGMDRLTLHLALKLARINTSHRSSS